The Bernardetia litoralis DSM 6794 genome includes a window with the following:
- a CDS encoding serine/threonine-protein kinase: MKIQELNNIAEEDDIVLQIEQFKMGLISRATGGEFEQKEYNRLRKMVLGIPGVENITPRFLKLCRTADEFWGYIKGAAPSYAERRIIIAEALNPILEIVEYETGEGSLEFKKNYEEKKIIGQGGFGLVYLFEHKLLKLPFAVKIFAPAFYEGGEKELERFFQEARMLFKLNHPSIIKVYDAGLIGQRPFIRMEYFDGLNLNEILSKHGRLTPEKALVAMKSIIEGMNYAHEEVGIIHRDLKPSNIMASAPNQFRIIDFGLGIFIENELHSRLTKTGEATISGYYNAPELVENPKLVDKRSDIYSLGAIWFTLLTGQPPAGTSILESLKEIDGINEEYRNCIIGCLANINLRTKNCGLLLEEIKKL; encoded by the coding sequence GTGGCGAATTTGAGCAAAAGGAATATAACCGTTTACGAAAAATGGTGCTAGGAATTCCTGGAGTGGAAAATATTACTCCGAGATTTTTGAAATTATGCAGAACCGCAGATGAATTTTGGGGTTATATTAAAGGTGCAGCTCCTTCATATGCAGAGAGACGAATTATAATTGCAGAAGCTTTAAATCCGATTTTGGAAATAGTAGAATACGAAACAGGAGAAGGCTCTCTTGAATTCAAGAAAAACTATGAAGAAAAAAAAATAATAGGGCAAGGTGGATTTGGACTAGTTTATTTATTCGAACATAAACTATTGAAACTTCCTTTTGCAGTTAAAATATTCGCACCCGCATTTTACGAAGGAGGAGAAAAAGAACTTGAAAGGTTTTTTCAAGAAGCAAGAATGTTATTTAAGTTAAATCATCCATCAATTATTAAGGTTTATGATGCTGGATTAATTGGTCAACGTCCATTTATTCGAATGGAATACTTTGATGGTTTGAACCTAAATGAAATATTAAGTAAACACGGCAGATTAACTCCTGAAAAAGCGTTGGTTGCAATGAAAAGCATAATAGAAGGAATGAATTATGCTCACGAAGAAGTCGGAATTATTCACCGTGATTTAAAACCTAGTAATATTATGGCTTCTGCTCCAAATCAATTTAGAATAATAGATTTTGGATTAGGAATTTTTATTGAGAATGAATTGCATTCTAGACTGACAAAAACTGGGGAAGCAACTATTAGTGGATATTACAATGCTCCTGAATTGGTTGAGAACCCAAAGTTGGTAGACAAAAGGTCTGATATATATTCATTAGGAGCAATTTGGTTTACTCTACTCACAGGACAACCACCAGCAGGAACTTCTATTTTAGAATCTCTAAAGGAAATTGACGGAATTAATGAAGAGTATAGAAACTGTATTATTGGCTGTCTTGCAAACATAAATTTGAGAACCAAAAATTGCGGATTACTACTTGAAGAAATAAAAAAACTGTAG
- a CDS encoding DUF7674 family protein yields MTVIEPKYKYKEIEKVFEKLISENAELTKHFSKEVDLSEYNLDDDIPYVDIGSISRYIVENKLKNRTSDFDLFFKNVEEVYVNGDSDVQNFIVVGLFEGIQNIGGEEIEYYRSFNQWLNSETQKAWNGIIDYWEGTEWRIPKNEREKREKEIQKILNKKK; encoded by the coding sequence ATGACAGTGATTGAACCAAAATACAAGTATAAAGAAATAGAAAAAGTATTCGAAAAACTGATTTCGGAAAATGCTGAATTAACAAAACATTTTTCAAAAGAAGTTGACCTTTCCGAATATAATCTTGATGATGATATACCTTATGTTGACATAGGTTCTATTTCGAGATATATTGTTGAAAATAAACTAAAAAATAGAACTTCTGACTTTGACCTTTTTTTTAAAAATGTTGAGGAAGTATATGTGAATGGAGACAGCGATGTTCAGAACTTTATTGTAGTTGGATTATTTGAGGGAATTCAAAACATTGGTGGAGAAGAAATCGAATATTATCGCTCATTCAATCAATGGCTGAATTCGGAAACACAAAAAGCGTGGAATGGAATAATCGACTATTGGGAAGGAACTGAATGGAGAATTCCAAAAAATGAACGAGAAAAAAGAGAAAAGGAAATACAAAAAATATTGAATAAGAAAAAATAA
- a CDS encoding transposase, translating to MDIILPQRISLFVGDREFVGHHWFKYLKYNKINFCFRIPKHHNIVHYDEHMNKIVQKAEHLHQAYPNGITLSNRLVDGIVGNVYIGTGKDGELLFLFGNLAAPTLPKYYERRWTIESFFQNLKGRGFNLKITHLQNSEKLKKLIACVSLAYAFCSNTGLYEHRKVQKIKNKNHGRKSTSFARKGIDIIRDLLKQTELLDQLVEKFVKIICINARKIIAKSDFLHEKMVI from the coding sequence TTGGACATCATTCTTCCTCAACGAATTAGTTTATTTGTTGGAGATAGGGAATTTGTAGGTCATCATTGGTTTAAGTATCTGAAATACAATAAGATAAATTTTTGTTTTCGAATTCCCAAACATCATAATATTGTTCATTATGACGAACACATGAATAAAATAGTGCAAAAAGCAGAGCATCTTCATCAAGCTTATCCTAATGGAATAACTTTGTCTAATAGATTAGTAGATGGTATTGTAGGAAATGTATATATAGGAACAGGAAAAGATGGAGAACTTTTATTTTTATTTGGCAATTTAGCAGCTCCTACTTTACCTAAATACTATGAAAGAAGGTGGACAATAGAGAGCTTTTTTCAGAACTTAAAAGGAAGAGGTTTTAATTTAAAAATTACTCATTTACAAAATAGCGAAAAGCTTAAAAAATTGATTGCTTGCGTTTCTCTAGCTTATGCTTTTTGTTCTAATACAGGGCTGTACGAACATAGAAAAGTGCAAAAAATAAAAAATAAAAATCATGGCAGAAAATCTACAAGTTTTGCACGAAAAGGAATAGACATAATACGAGATTTATTAAAACAGACAGAATTATTAGACCAACTTGTTGAAAAATTTGTCAAAATTATTTGCATAAATGCACGAAAAATAATTGCCAAATCTGATTTTTTACACGAAAAAATGGTAATTTAA
- a CDS encoding IS1634 family transposase has product MQSQLFSKSINHLGLVSAMFDELDLVNLIDSLFKQDLDNRKISIGTCCKALVLNGLGFSQRTLYMVSSFFEDKPVEELLGKNIEASHLNDSVLGRALDTISAYGTTKLYTQLATQICTRLELKPKFVHMDSTTFHVDGDYDTSENSVIELKHGYSRDYRPDLKQVVLNMIVENQAGIPIHMQSCSGNVDDKSNFAQSVGNFIPKLHKLYETNYLVMDSAGYTRSILETCKKKWISRVPATLKEVKELVLNDFKELAPNYTYFSKRVTYAGVEQRWLIIHSQKAYEREIKSYEKRYQKHLEKEAKTIKKHLKEIFSCKTDAKKAIEKLNKSLKYSRLENISFQNILVKKKGRPSKKDILHPTFNYQVKGEILPILSVYEYEKSQKGIFILATNQLDEDELSDIDILTNYKGQSKIERGFRFMKDPQFIAASFFVKKTSRIDALLFIMTLSLSVYASMEYKIRKVLEVKNETIPNQVGKPTNKPSCRWVFHLFKGIHLLYGMEKTIILNMNKEQKRILALLGEQFEKYYIIE; this is encoded by the coding sequence ATGCAAAGCCAATTATTTAGTAAATCTATCAACCACTTAGGTTTGGTTAGTGCCATGTTTGACGAGTTAGATTTAGTAAACTTAATAGATTCACTGTTTAAACAAGACCTTGATAATCGTAAAATAAGTATTGGAACGTGTTGTAAAGCACTCGTTTTGAATGGTTTAGGTTTTTCACAACGCACTTTATATATGGTAAGTAGTTTTTTTGAGGATAAACCAGTAGAAGAACTTTTAGGCAAAAATATAGAAGCATCACACTTGAATGATAGTGTTTTAGGTCGTGCTTTAGATACTATTTCAGCGTATGGAACAACTAAATTATATACTCAACTAGCTACTCAAATTTGCACAAGATTAGAATTAAAACCTAAATTTGTACACATGGACAGTACTACTTTTCATGTTGATGGAGATTATGACACCTCTGAAAATTCTGTTATTGAGCTAAAACATGGATATAGTAGGGATTATCGTCCTGATTTAAAACAAGTTGTATTGAATATGATTGTTGAAAATCAAGCAGGTATTCCTATTCATATGCAATCTTGTAGTGGTAATGTGGATGACAAAAGTAACTTTGCTCAAAGTGTAGGAAATTTTATTCCAAAATTGCATAAACTGTATGAAACAAATTATTTGGTAATGGATAGTGCTGGTTACACCCGTTCTATTTTAGAAACCTGTAAAAAAAAGTGGATTAGTCGTGTTCCTGCTACTTTGAAAGAAGTTAAAGAGTTGGTATTGAATGATTTTAAAGAATTAGCACCTAACTATACGTATTTTTCAAAACGAGTAACTTATGCAGGAGTGGAGCAACGTTGGCTAATTATCCATTCTCAAAAAGCATATGAAAGAGAAATAAAATCTTACGAAAAAAGGTATCAAAAACATCTTGAAAAAGAAGCAAAAACAATAAAAAAACATCTAAAAGAAATTTTTTCTTGCAAAACAGATGCTAAAAAAGCAATAGAAAAGTTAAATAAATCACTAAAATACAGTCGTTTAGAGAATATTTCTTTTCAAAATATTCTTGTTAAAAAGAAAGGTCGTCCTTCAAAAAAAGATATACTTCACCCAACATTTAATTATCAAGTAAAAGGAGAAATACTTCCGATTTTATCAGTTTATGAGTATGAAAAATCTCAAAAAGGTATTTTTATTTTGGCAACTAATCAACTAGATGAAGATGAGTTAAGTGATATTGATATTTTAACAAACTACAAGGGACAGTCAAAAATTGAACGTGGATTTCGTTTTATGAAAGACCCTCAATTTATTGCAGCCAGTTTTTTTGTTAAAAAAACATCTCGTATTGATGCCTTACTTTTCATTATGACACTTTCTTTAAGTGTTTATGCCTCAATGGAATACAAAATAAGAAAAGTATTAGAGGTAAAAAATGAAACTATTCCGAATCAAGTAGGAAAGCCTACAAACAAACCTTCTTGCAGATGGGTATTCCATTTATTTAAAGGAATACATTTATTATATGGAATGGAAAAAACAATCATTTTAAATATGAATAAGGAACAAAAAAGAATTTTAGCCTTATTAGGAGAGCAATTTGAAAAATACTACATTATCGAATAA